A single genomic interval of Chryseobacterium paludis harbors:
- a CDS encoding 3-hydroxyacyl-ACP dehydratase gives MQTILTDFYTLQSYEKAENGSFIANITLNKDHDIFKGHFPGNPVTPGVCMMQIVKELTEEFTGLKLFLKTASNVKFMAIINPFETPDLMVQLDINETEDEVKVKNTTLFGETIALKMSVNYKRQTL, from the coding sequence ATGCAGACCATTCTTACAGACTTTTACACCTTACAATCTTACGAGAAAGCTGAAAACGGAAGTTTCATTGCAAACATTACGTTAAACAAGGATCACGATATTTTCAAAGGCCATTTTCCAGGAAATCCGGTAACTCCCGGAGTATGTATGATGCAGATTGTAAAGGAACTTACTGAAGAGTTTACGGGTTTAAAATTATTTTTAAAAACGGCTTCCAATGTGAAGTTTATGGCGATCATTAATCCGTTTGAAACTCCAGATCTGATGGTACAATTGGACATCAATGAAACCGAAGACGAGGTTAAAGTAAAAAATACAACTTTATTTGGCGAGACAATTGCATTAAAAATGTCAGTTAATTATAAAAGACAAACTTTATGA